The sequence CCGCGCAACAGGGTCGGGATTTCCACGTGCAGGCCCTGGAGTTCCACCTTGTTCCGGATCACCTGGTCGCGGTTCTCCACGCTCAGCGCCATCCGCACCACCGGCGAGTCGTTGTAGAAATAGAGCCGGCAGACATAGTTGAGCAGCTCTCCGCCCTCCCTGGTTGTCAGCCTGCCCGTGCTGCGCAGCACAGCCCGCATCGGTCCGCTGCATTCCACTACCAGTTCCGAGTCCTCGTCGTACGAACTCCGGTAGGCCACGCTGTCCTGCCAGGCCACGACTCCGCCGCCGTGGTGCGGAATCAGGGTGCTCTCGTACTCTCCGCTTTCATTGGCCACGCGCACCATGTCCAGCACGTTGAAGCCAGCCTTGCGCACGCGGGCCTGAATCCTGCCTGTCTTCACCTCCAGCACCTCGCCAAGATCGTTGATCTCGAGTTTCGTCTCGAAATTTTCCCTGGTTCCCTTTTCAAGTTTCAGGCGTTTGCTTTCCGAGGCGGGAACACTGATCTTGAAATCGAGATGGACCCAGCTCAGGCTGCCGTCGCCCCAACGGGACACCTCGCGGATTTCCACGGGCAACTGACCGGAACCGGCCAGCAGGATCAACTCATCGGCGCTGGCTGCATAGCCCTCGGGCAGCGGTACGCCGCAGGTAACCGGCTCATCGACCCGGTCGAGACCGCTGGGCTCGGTGACCGTCAGTTCCACGGCGGCCAGCGGAGCAGGTTGTGCGCCAAGCCAGGCCGCGAACATGATCAGACACAATTTTTTCATCCATCCATCTCCTGAAATAGCGGTTTAAGCCGCAGCCCGCCCGGCCGGGCGCATGAGGACAGTTAAAGGCGCGAGAAACGAGCCTCCCGTCCACGGCCTGCCAGGGGAAAGCTTCGAGCGGAGGATTTTGTCCTTGTGGTGCTGCTGCGGTACTTTTAAATTACGGCCTGGCCCTCCCAAAGGCAACCGTAAATCTCGAATATTCCCTGTATCAAGCAACGGAGTCTTGCCCGATGAAACTGAACATGATCGATTTCATCGTGATCGCAGCTTATTTCGTCCTGGTGATCGGAGTCGGGATTTATTTCTCCAAGCGGGCCGGCAAAAGCATGGAGGATTTCTTCCTCTCCGGCCGGGCGCTGCCCTGGTGGGTGGCCGGCACCTCGATTGCGGCGATGGGTTTCGCGGCCGACACCCCGTTCATGGTCACCGAGCTGGTGCGGCGCAACGGGATCGCCGGCAACTGGTTCCTCTGGGCGTTTGCGATGAGCAACCTGTGCGCCACTTTCCTGTTCGTGCGCTTCTGGCGAAGGGCCAAAATCCTCACCGAGCTGGAGATTATCGAGGAGCGCTACGAGGGCAAGAGCGCCGGGTTCCTGCGTGGGTTCCAGAGCGTGTTCTACGGGATTGCGTTCAGCGCGCTGAATATCGGTTTCATCATGCTGGCGATGCAGAGTTTTATCTCGGTGATGCTGGGCTGGAACGAGTACCTGGCGCTGGGCGTGATGCTGGGAGTGACCATGATCTATGCGCTGGCGTCAGGATTGTGGGGTATCGTGGCCAACGAGGTGGTCCAGTTCGGGATCGCTTTCTTCGGCTCGATCTTCATGACGGTCGTGGCGGTGAACGCGATCGGCGGGCTGGGCGGGATCGAGACCAAGCTGGCAGCAGCGTTCGGCAGTGAAACCGCACAGAGCCTGATCAGTTTCGTGCCGGTCAGCGCTGAACTGGAAGCGTCCAAGCCGTTTGTCGAAAGCGGCGGAGAGTTCACCTGGACGCTGTTTATCGTCTATGTCTTCGTGATCTGGTGGAGCAGCGAGAAAGCCGACGGCAACGGGATGTTCATCCAGCGGATCATGGCCACCAAGAACGAGACGCACGCTTTTTTCGCCGGGGTCTGGTTCAACATAGTCTATTACGGCCTGCTGATGTGGCCGTGGATCCTGGTGGCGCTGATCAGCCTGGCCGATTTCCCCGACCTGACCGACCATAAGCTTGCCTACCCGATGATGATCGAGAAATACCTCCCCGCCGGCCTGCGGGGAATCATGTTCGCCGCGTTCCTGGCCGCGTTCATGAGCAGCGTCGACGGTCTGATCAACTGGGGTTCGAGTTACATGGTCAACGATTTCTACAGGCGGTTTATCAAGAAAGACGCCAGCCAGCGGCACTATATCTGGGTGGGACGGATTGCGATGCTGTTCGTGCTGGGCGCCGGGATCTTCGTCTGGAGCATCACCGATTCCATCGCCGATGCGTGGAAATTCATGGCCGAACTGTTCAGCGGGCTGGGGGCGGTGTGGCTGGCGCGCTGGTTCTGGTGGCGAGTCAACGCCTGGACCGAGATCAGCGCCTACTTCCTCTCGATACTCGGCTGCGTGGGTATCAACCTGATGGAGATGGGCGGAGTGCAGTTCGCGGAGTGGCAGCGCTACGTCTATATCTGTATCTTCAGCGTTGCCGGCTGGGTGCTGGTAACGTTCATTACCAAGCCGGTGAGCGATGAGAAGCTCAAGAGTTTCGTCCGGCGAGTCAACCCCGGCGGCCCGGGCTGGCGGCGGATCACCGTGATGGTTGACCAGACCAAGCTGGCCGGCGGGCCGCCGCTGAGCTACAACGTAATATCGTTCGTACTGGGCGCGCTCTCGCTGTTCATGT is a genomic window of Candidatus Glassbacteria bacterium containing:
- a CDS encoding Na+:solute symporter, with amino-acid sequence MKLNMIDFIVIAAYFVLVIGVGIYFSKRAGKSMEDFFLSGRALPWWVAGTSIAAMGFAADTPFMVTELVRRNGIAGNWFLWAFAMSNLCATFLFVRFWRRAKILTELEIIEERYEGKSAGFLRGFQSVFYGIAFSALNIGFIMLAMQSFISVMLGWNEYLALGVMLGVTMIYALASGLWGIVANEVVQFGIAFFGSIFMTVVAVNAIGGLGGIETKLAAAFGSETAQSLISFVPVSAELEASKPFVESGGEFTWTLFIVYVFVIWWSSEKADGNGMFIQRIMATKNETHAFFAGVWFNIVYYGLLMWPWILVALISLADFPDLTDHKLAYPMMIEKYLPAGLRGIMFAAFLAAFMSSVDGLINWGSSYMVNDFYRRFIKKDASQRHYIWVGRIAMLFVLGAGIFVWSITDSIADAWKFMAELFSGLGAVWLARWFWWRVNAWTEISAYFLSILGCVGINLMEMGGVQFAEWQRYVYICIFSVAGWVLVTFITKPVSDEKLKSFVRRVNPGGPGWRRITVMVDQTKLAGGPPLSYNVISFVLGALSLFMFVFGLGSIFLTSAVKGVSMLGASVVLGYIIYKLEMVRQQEEKQAETANG